A region of the Acidobacteriota bacterium genome:
GACGAAGTTCTTTTACCTGAACAGGAGATTACTCCAGAAAAAAGAGAGGATTGGATGGAAGTTCGCAATTACATCAAGGCTATGAACTTCGCCATCCAGGAACTTGATAGACTTCCGCTTTCGATGAGGCTCATTAAAGAAACACACAGTATCCTTCTTTCAGGGGTTCGTGGAGAACATAAACTCACCGGGGAAATCCGTCAGAGCCAAAACTGGATTGGTGGATCAAGCTTAAAGGATGCTTTCTTTATTCCACCGCATCATGAAGAATTGCCTGAATTGTTGTCTGATCTAGAAAAATTCTGGCATAATCGCGATCTGTCTATCCCACATTTGATAAAGATTGCTATGAGCCATTACCAGTTTGAGACCATTCACCCATTTCTAGATGGCAATGGGCGAATTGGACGGCTTTTGATTACATTGCAGTTAGTTGAACAAAAGATTTTGGAGAAACCAACTTTGTTCCTTTCCGATTTCTTCGACCGCAACAAAGGCTCCTATTACGATGCTTTGACGATGGTGAGAGCATCAAATGATATGGATCAATGGATTATCTTCTTCTTAAATGGAGTGATAACGACAGCCAGCAATGCAAGAGATACTTTACGAATGATTGTGCGACTGCGTAAGCAG
Encoded here:
- a CDS encoding Fic family protein; the protein is MFQSGSYKQRYEYQGFSPSLINKPYQWENRKIVIQVEEAMRLLGELNAYSMLIPDVDLFIELHVVKEAATSSRIEGTRTNIDEVLLPEQEITPEKREDWMEVRNYIKAMNFAIQELDRLPLSMRLIKETHSILLSGVRGEHKLTGEIRQSQNWIGGSSLKDAFFIPPHHEELPELLSDLEKFWHNRDLSIPHLIKIAMSHYQFETIHPFLDGNGRIGRLLITLQLVEQKILEKPTLFLSDFFDRNKGSYYDALTMVRASNDMDQWIIFFLNGVITTASNARDTLRMIVRLRKQYEEKIMGLGRKAKLAQKFMLYLFSHPIISINQAAEHLEVGFAATSRLVSDFQHLGMLKEVTGYSRNRLFELTDYLALFR